The genomic stretch ATGCGCCAGAGCTCGCGTTCTTCCCAGCCATGAGGGTGCGCTGGCAGGACAAACTTGACGTGGCCGACGAGGTATTGGGCCGGTTGGTCTCTTGCTACTCCCTGCGACCCATGGGCGAGTTCGCGCAGCATTTGAGGAAAGAAAAACTTCCCGTGCTGGCTGTGCACACAGGAGGAGAGTCTCAATGACCATTGGTACCAGGCGACACGTGATTACCGTGTTGCTCCACGACTACTACCACCGCTGTGTGTTCCGGAAGGTGATCGGCACCCGCCAGTGGCACCGGCTGAGCTCTCGAATTGATGAGAACGTCGACAAGGTATGTAGTCTTCTTGAAGCCTACGGCGTGAAAGCGACCTTTTTCACTCTGGGATGGCTGGCCGAGCAGAGGCCTGAGCTGGTGCGGCGCCTGGTGGCAGAGGGCCACGAGATTGCCAGCGCCGGTTACTTGCCCCAGGATGTGCGAAGACTGACTCCGGAGCAATTCCGTGAGGACCTGCACAGGGCCGAGGAAGCGCTGGTGGCAGCCGGAGCGCCCCGCGTGCTTGGCTATCGCTGTGCATTGGGCTGGCTTTCTCCTGCAGATCGTTGGGTCCTGGACGTGCTCATCGACGAAGGGTACCGCTATGACGCCAGCATGCGCCCACGCCTTTGGTCTCTCAGGGGCGACTGTGACTGTCGCCGGCTGCATCTCTACGAGAACGCGCGGGGACGCCTATGGGAATTGCCGCCGCCCACCGCTCGGGTGTTAGGTTTCAATGTCCCGGTTGCCGGCGGCAATTATCTGAGGCAGCTGCCGCAATGGTTCACTCGGCGCGGGTTCCAGCGCTGGACCTTGGAGAACGCCGAGCCGTTCGTGCTCTACTTCCATCCATGGGAGTTGGACGTGGAATTGCCCCGCATCAACAACATGGGCGTACTCGCCCATGTGCGGCAATATCGCAATCTTGGGCGCATTGCGGAGCACCTTCACCTGTATCTGAAGAACGCCCAGTTTGAAAGCGTGAGCCAGTACCTGGGTTTGGACCCGGTTCCTCAAGCTGCTGGAGCGGTGCGTTCGGAGGGGGTTAGCCTATGCCGGGTCGACCTGACAAAAGATGGTGCAGCGCGCGGTGAACCCGTGACGCTGGTTATTCCCTGCTACAACGAGACCAGCTCTCTGACATATTTGTCCCATGCGCTGGCGGACTTGAAACGCGCCGCGGAAGGGAAGTACCGCTTCACCTTCCTCTTCGTTGACGACGCCAGCAGCGATGGAACTGGCGAGGAGCTACTCCGGATGTTTCAGGGCCGAAGCGACTGTCGTGTCCTTCGGCACGGGAGCAATCGCGG from candidate division KSB1 bacterium encodes the following:
- a CDS encoding glycosyltransferase; amino-acid sequence: MTIGTRRHVITVLLHDYYHRCVFRKVIGTRQWHRLSSRIDENVDKVCSLLEAYGVKATFFTLGWLAEQRPELVRRLVAEGHEIASAGYLPQDVRRLTPEQFREDLHRAEEALVAAGAPRVLGYRCALGWLSPADRWVLDVLIDEGYRYDASMRPRLWSLRGDCDCRRLHLYENARGRLWELPPPTARVLGFNVPVAGGNYLRQLPQWFTRRGFQRWTLENAEPFVLYFHPWELDVELPRINNMGVLAHVRQYRNLGRIAEHLHLYLKNAQFESVSQYLGLDPVPQAAGAVRSEGVSLCRVDLTKDGAARGEPVTLVIPCYNETSSLTYLSHALADLKRAAEGKYRFTFLFVDDASSDGTGEELLRMFQGRSDCRVLRHGSNRGVAAAIQTGLRAADTEMVCSIDADCTYDPLDLLEMIPLLREGVDVVVASPYHRQGAVFNVPRWRLLLSKHLSKAYHLVFRNKLATYSSCCRVYRRSAVADLTLSHGNFIGIVELLAKVDQAGGRIVEFPTVLHSRLLGYSKMKVVSTIRGHLRLLLDLAAQRLRTSLRSECARTRVGIADGVPKGTRPEPHPEPAVTVE